From the SAR202 cluster bacterium genome, one window contains:
- the rplP gene encoding 50S ribosomal protein L16 has product MLQPRRTKYRKMHRGRRKGNAQAGNQITFGEFGMKAIGRAFITARQIEAARRTITRRFRRGGQVWIRIFPDKPITSKPLETRQGGGKGAVDQWVAVVRPGRVLFEVAGVSEDVARDALWLASQKLPIKVKTVGKEDLYTA; this is encoded by the coding sequence ATGTTACAACCACGGAGAACTAAATATAGAAAAATGCATCGCGGCAGAAGGAAAGGCAATGCACAGGCAGGTAACCAAATAACATTTGGTGAATTTGGAATGAAAGCCATTGGAAGAGCGTTTATAACTGCAAGACAGATCGAAGCTGCAAGAAGAACTATAACTCGAAGGTTTAGAAGAGGTGGTCAGGTTTGGATACGTATCTTTCCAGATAAGCCAATTACAAGTAAACCTTTAGAAACCCGACAAGGGGGAGGAAAAGGTGCTGTTGATCAGTGGGTGGCTGTAGTTAGGCCTGGAAGGGTTTTATTTGAGGTTGCTGGGGTATCAGAGGATGTTGCGAGAGATGCTTTGTGGCTGGCTTCTCAAAAACTTCCCATAAAGGTAAAAACTGTGGGTAAAGAGGATTTATATACTGCTTAA
- a CDS encoding 50S ribosomal protein L29 — MDVQDIRKMNREDLAKEMEDSHKELMALRFGAATRQLNDTSQISKVRKKIARLNTVIREREILGQE; from the coding sequence ATGGACGTTCAAGATATTAGAAAAATGAATAGAGAAGATTTAGCAAAAGAGATGGAAGACAGTCATAAAGAATTAATGGCGCTTCGATTTGGTGCTGCTACGCGGCAATTAAACGATACTTCTCAAATAAGTAAAGTTAGAAAGAAAATAGCTAGGTTAAACACGGTAATTCGTGAAAGAGAAATACTCGGGCAGGAATAA
- the rpsQ gene encoding 30S ribosomal protein S17 has translation MEKIKKIRIGTVVSDKMHKSILVEVERMQKHRIYGKRIRRVSKYNVHDENNECVVGDNVSIIETRPISKTKRWRVLNINKKSEMNQQDLSPLAEENATDSQTEDA, from the coding sequence ATGGAAAAGATTAAAAAAATTAGAATAGGTACAGTTGTAAGTGACAAAATGCATAAAAGCATACTTGTTGAAGTTGAACGAATGCAAAAGCATAGAATATATGGCAAAAGAATTCGTCGAGTATCTAAATACAATGTACATGACGAAAATAATGAATGTGTTGTGGGAGACAATGTATCAATTATTGAAACTCGACCAATATCTAAAACCAAAAGATGGAGAGTTTTGAATATTAATAAAAAGAGTGAAATGAATCAGCAAGATCTTTCACCATTGGCAGAGGAAAATGCCACAGATAGTCAAACAGAAGATGCATAG
- the rplN gene encoding 50S ribosomal protein L14: protein MIQTYSKLKVADNSGAKSIQCINVPGGTGRRYAYVGDIVVASVKEAEPRAAVKKGDVVKAVIVRTSFPIRRKDGSYIKFDENAAVILTESQQPRGTRIFGPVARELREKNFTRIVSLAPEVL, encoded by the coding sequence GTGATACAGACATACTCAAAATTAAAAGTGGCAGATAATTCCGGAGCAAAATCGATTCAATGTATTAATGTTCCTGGAGGTACCGGAAGAAGATATGCATATGTAGGTGATATCGTTGTTGCTTCAGTGAAAGAGGCAGAGCCCAGAGCTGCTGTAAAAAAGGGCGATGTGGTTAAAGCTGTTATAGTCCGAACATCATTTCCTATAAGAAGAAAAGATGGTTCATATATCAAGTTTGATGAAAATGCAGCAGTCATATTAACAGAGAGCCAACAACCAAGAGGCACGAGAATTTTTGGACCAGTAGCGAGGGAATTGAGAGAAAAAAATTTCACTCGAATTGTGTCCTTAGCTCCGGAGGTTTTATAA
- a CDS encoding 50S ribosomal protein L24, whose translation MKIKKDDQVKILSGKDAGKTGKVQQVFPKHSKIIVEGTNMVSRHMKANSDMRQSGIITKEASLDISKVQLMCPKCNKGVKIKYTLLEDGKKVRVCNLCSEMVDQ comes from the coding sequence ATGAAAATCAAAAAAGATGACCAAGTTAAAATATTATCCGGTAAGGATGCGGGAAAAACAGGTAAAGTTCAACAAGTTTTTCCCAAACACTCGAAAATTATTGTTGAAGGAACAAATATGGTTTCAAGACATATGAAGGCTAACTCTGATATGAGACAGTCAGGGATTATAACTAAAGAAGCTTCTTTAGATATATCTAAAGTTCAATTAATGTGCCCCAAATGTAATAAAGGGGTAAAAATAAAATATACCTTACTTGAGGATGGCAAAAAAGTAAGAGTTTGTAATTTATGTAGTGAAATGGTAGATCAGTAA
- the rplE gene encoding 50S ribosomal protein L5 yields the protein MTSKQVATPTLLNKYRQDIMPVMIEEFGYKSPMQVPKLEKVVFNVGVGESLTNSNAIESVVRMISTISGQKPVITKARNSLAGFKIREGMSIGVMATLRSKRMYEFVDRLINVALPRIRDFRGIPTKSFDGRGNYSLGINEQVIFPEIDYAQIDKLRSFQVTVVTSANSDKEALRLLQLMGFPFIQNQNRQN from the coding sequence ATGACAAGTAAACAAGTAGCAACACCAACTTTATTAAATAAATATCGTCAAGATATTATGCCTGTAATGATTGAAGAATTTGGGTATAAATCACCGATGCAAGTTCCAAAATTAGAAAAAGTTGTATTTAACGTTGGGGTTGGAGAATCACTAACAAATTCAAATGCTATCGAATCAGTTGTTAGAATGATTTCAACCATTTCTGGACAAAAACCTGTAATTACAAAAGCAAGAAATTCATTGGCAGGGTTCAAAATTCGTGAAGGTATGAGTATAGGCGTTATGGCAACTTTACGATCTAAACGAATGTATGAATTTGTGGATAGATTGATAAATGTTGCCTTACCTAGGATTAGGGATTTTAGAGGTATACCGACAAAATCATTTGATGGAAGAGGAAACTATTCTTTGGGAATAAATGAGCAAGTAATATTTCCTGAAATAGATTATGCCCAAATAGATAAATTAAGATCTTTTCAGGTTACTGTTGTAACCTCAGCAAATTCAGATAAAGAGGCATTAAGATTATTACAGTTGATGGGATTTCCTTTTATACAAAATCAAAATCGTCAAAATTAA
- the rpsN gene encoding 30S ribosomal protein S14, which yields MARKACVERDKKRDRMIEKYSDQWETNRSIALDSNLSWDERQQARLNMAKLPKNSHSTRKKNRCFVTGRSRGYIRHFGLSRITFRELALRGELPGIRKASW from the coding sequence ATGGCAAGAAAAGCTTGTGTAGAAAGAGATAAAAAAAGAGATAGAATGATCGAAAAATATAGTGATCAGTGGGAAACAAATCGCTCTATAGCATTAGATAGTAATTTAAGTTGGGATGAAAGACAACAAGCACGTTTAAACATGGCAAAACTCCCTAAAAATTCCCATTCAACAAGAAAAAAGAATCGATGTTTCGTAACTGGCAGATCACGTGGTTACATTCGTCATTTTGGACTTTCAAGAATAACATTTAGAGAATTAGCCCTTCGAGGTGAACTTCCAGGTATAAGAAAAGCAAGTTGGTAG
- the rpsH gene encoding 30S ribosomal protein S8 — MSMTDPIADMLTVIRNGILVRREKVDTPHSKLKVSILEILRQSNFIDNYEITADGNKKRLQIGLLYDSDKPAIEGLRRVSKPGLRVYMNNKELSKFFGSRGISVISTPDGVMTSQQAWKKGIGGELLCHVW, encoded by the coding sequence GTGAGTATGACAGATCCTATAGCTGATATGTTAACAGTAATACGAAACGGTATTCTAGTACGACGTGAGAAAGTTGATACTCCTCACTCAAAACTAAAAGTTTCGATACTTGAAATATTAAGACAAAGTAATTTTATCGATAATTATGAAATTACTGCGGATGGAAATAAGAAAAGATTACAAATTGGTTTGTTATACGATAGTGATAAACCAGCTATTGAAGGACTGAGAAGAGTTAGCAAGCCAGGTTTAAGAGTTTATATGAATAACAAAGAACTTTCTAAGTTTTTCGGCTCAAGAGGAATTTCAGTCATTTCCACCCCTGATGGGGTTATGACAAGCCAACAGGCCTGGAAAAAAGGAATTGGAGGAGAATTGCTTTGCCATGTATGGTAA